One Paenibacillus sp. FSL H7-0737 DNA segment encodes these proteins:
- a CDS encoding helix-turn-helix domain-containing protein yields MDKGFNLASQLLTLLDTEQRWFTLAEVEKSLGISDKTIRKMVEEISKQLPSTVTIEVSRGKGIVLLRDGQSTISEVISSMFRQTIFYRLMHLLFTNAGQMSVEELSEAMFMSTSSLKKLIVELNNNDLKAYKLRISYSTPVIKGNEMNIRYFYWNLYCDAYEFTGWPFANIDFAYINQLITNIEIENNIVYFINSKRKLSFLLAIVIERAGKGNCVTIDENAYPWEKGMFYIPVRAIAERLEEKLSIEFPKSEIFFMQSMVSLSQYHYYEGSEITPIKEVELHKNKEEYQMGNLLLMLLAKVYPNLDMHERFILEIYGFFDKLLIENAIPEWMMISKSHLTTYVEQECQQIYQEMQTCMQTWNKTYPSVLFNNFHLTKLTLIVRSSLRYKSKRAFLVIGEEFSIRHYIADLIKKEIGDQLILNTSIMKGLTDEIMQQNNIDLVISNIPVALKTVPVVIISTIPSKRDLDNIRKELLL; encoded by the coding sequence ATGGATAAGGGATTTAATTTAGCTAGCCAACTATTAACGCTGCTTGATACAGAACAAAGATGGTTTACCTTAGCCGAAGTAGAAAAAAGTTTAGGGATCTCAGATAAGACAATACGGAAGATGGTGGAGGAAATCAGTAAGCAACTACCCTCTACTGTAACCATTGAAGTTTCTAGAGGTAAGGGAATCGTTCTTCTACGTGATGGGCAAAGTACGATAAGTGAAGTGATTTCTTCTATGTTCAGACAAACCATTTTTTATCGGCTGATGCATTTATTGTTTACGAATGCTGGTCAAATGTCTGTGGAGGAGCTTTCTGAAGCCATGTTTATGAGTACCTCGTCTTTGAAGAAGCTAATTGTAGAATTAAATAATAATGATCTAAAAGCGTATAAGTTACGCATTAGTTACTCTACACCTGTGATCAAAGGGAATGAAATGAATATTCGATATTTTTATTGGAATTTATATTGTGATGCGTATGAGTTTACAGGATGGCCCTTTGCGAATATCGATTTTGCTTATATAAATCAGTTGATCACAAATATAGAGATTGAGAATAACATTGTATATTTTATCAATTCCAAAAGGAAATTGTCCTTTTTGTTGGCAATTGTAATAGAAAGAGCTGGGAAAGGAAATTGTGTAACCATCGACGAAAATGCATACCCCTGGGAAAAGGGAATGTTTTATATACCAGTGAGAGCCATAGCAGAGCGTCTTGAAGAAAAGCTGTCCATCGAATTTCCAAAGAGTGAAATATTCTTTATGCAATCCATGGTTAGTCTCAGCCAATATCATTATTATGAAGGGTCAGAGATCACTCCGATTAAAGAAGTCGAATTACACAAGAATAAAGAAGAATATCAAATGGGGAATCTGCTTCTAATGTTGTTGGCAAAGGTATACCCGAACTTGGATATGCATGAACGATTTATCTTGGAGATTTACGGGTTCTTTGACAAGTTATTAATCGAAAATGCCATTCCGGAATGGATGATGATTTCGAAAAGTCATTTAACAACATATGTAGAGCAGGAGTGCCAGCAGATTTATCAAGAAATGCAAACCTGTATGCAAACGTGGAATAAAACTTACCCTTCCGTTCTCTTCAATAATTTTCATTTAACAAAACTAACCTTAATTGTCCGCTCGAGTTTACGTTATAAGAGTAAGAGGGCTTTCTTAGTGATCGGGGAGGAATTTTCAATTCGTCATTACATAGCAGATTTGATAAAGAAGGAAATAGGGGATCAGTTGATCCTTAATACCTCCATTATGAAAGGGCTAACCGACGAGATCATGCAGCAAAATAATATTGATCTTGTCATTAGTAATATCCCGGTTGCACTAAAGACCGTGCCTGTTGTTATTATTTCTACGATCCCTTCTAAAAGAGATTTGGACAATATCCGTAAAGAATTGCTTTTATAA